A single window of Cytobacillus luteolus DNA harbors:
- a CDS encoding MerR family transcriptional regulator, with product MHKVSEFSEMTGLSKETLRYYAEVKLLEPAYIDQKNNYRYYDDGSYFLAILLGKLRRFGFSIQEMISVMEDESFENLEVLLLEKREKIQMQIKDLKLQIKEIDDFVESGKEKNE from the coding sequence ATGCACAAGGTTAGTGAGTTCTCTGAAATGACAGGTTTATCCAAAGAAACACTGCGTTACTACGCTGAGGTAAAATTACTAGAACCCGCTTACATTGATCAGAAAAACAACTATCGTTACTATGATGATGGAAGCTACTTTTTGGCAATACTTTTAGGTAAACTTCGGCGGTTTGGGTTTAGCATTCAAGAAATGATTTCAGTGATGGAGGATGAGTCTTTTGAAAATCTAGAAGTATTATTACTTGAAAAACGTGAAAAAATCCAGATGCAAATTAAAGACCTTAAACTACAAATTAAAGAAATAGATGACTTCGTCGAATCTGGGAAGGAGAAGAATGAATGA